The Deltaproteobacteria bacterium genomic interval CGGTCCTCGGCCTCGGGGAGGCTGGTCTTGCGCCAGGTTTCCCAGTCGCCGTCACGCAGTGCCGCGAAGTAGCGCTTGTCCGACTCTACGTCCGGGTACATGAACGAGTGCTTGGCGGTGAGGAACGAGTGGGACCAGCTCGACGAGGCGATGAGGGCGACGCGCCAGGGGCTCTCGGCGAAGGCGCGGGCGGTAGCGGCGCCGATGTCGAAGCAGCGCCAGGGCTGGGGGCCCGGCGGGTCGAACTGGTCGGCGATCTCCTGGGCGGCGGAGGGCGTCAGCGGGACGCCGCGGCTGCCCACGAGCTTGCGCCCGTAGCTGTTCACGGTGAAGGGCACCAGCGGGTAGGGAAAGCCCTGGCGGTCCCAGTCAAGGTACAGGATGGAGTTGACGAAGGCGTGGCCCAGGCCGCGGTGGAGCGGCTTGTAGGAGTAGGCCACGTCGAAGCCGTTGTCCAGCAGGCTCGACGCCAGGTACTTGCCGGCCTCCTGGTGTCCGTTGATGTTGAAGATCTTGTCGTCGGGCTCGTCCCACATGTTGGCGCCCCGGCGGCTGTGGGTCCACGGCTGCGCCTCCACCGAATCGTAGGCGAGGATCGAGAAGGCGGGCACGCAGTCTTCCTTGTAGTTCTCGTACTGGTCGTCGCCCCACAGGACGCACAGGTCAGGCTGGAACTCGTCCAGGGCGCGGCGGGCGACACGGAAACGGTCGATGAGGTCCTGGCGGTGCGCCTCCGAGTGGCTGCGGCCGTCGTCCGTGCCCCATTGTTCACGCATGGGTGCGGGCCAGTTCTCAAGGTGGCGCAGGCGCTCCGGCAAAGCCGGATCCTCCATGCACATCTTGATGCGCCGGGTCATGTTCCCCTGGAACCCGAGTCCGGGGTAGTGCGTGATGCCCAGTCCGAGTATCTCTGCCATGTCCGTTCTCCCTTCTCCGGACCGCTTTTCCGTTGGCACCGAGCTCGGTGATCGCCGCCTACGGCAGGTCGCGCAGCAGGCGCCCGAAGCCCTCCACGGGCTCGCGAATCCGAAGGCGTTTCTGGGTCGCCCACACCTCCGCGTTGAGATTGGTGACCACGGGCACGCCCAGGTCCTCCTCCAGGTACTCGACGGCGGGCATGCAGTCCCAGCCGGCGCCCAGGAGGTAGACACACTCCCCGCCCTGCTCCGTGAAGGCTTTCTTGGCCTCGCGGTAGATCACCTCGATGGGGATTTCGCCGACATCCGAGAAGGCCACGCCCTCGATCTCCCTTACGCCGGTGACAGTGAAGCCGGCCTCTTCGAAGAAGGCGGCGAACCTGGCGTTCATGGCGCCCGGGATGTAGGAGAGCGCCGCCATGGTGCGTACCCCCAGCGCGTGGAAGGCCTCCACCTGCGCGGTGGTGGCGGTGAGCACCGGCACCCCGTACTCCCGGTTGAGCCGTTCCGTCAGCTCGCCGTCGAAGCGGTAGCCCCGGAGCATGATCGGCGGCACTCCCTGGATCACCACCAGGTCCACCCCGAACTCGGCCAGCTCCGCCACCCGGGTTTCGGCCACGGCGATGGCCTCGTCGAACTCGGTCTCGGTGCCCGCGCGGACGCCGACGTAACGCGGCACCACGCAAACCCCGTCCGGCAGGAGCCGCGTGAAGGTCTCCAGCGAGCCGGGCCGGAACGTCGGCTTCACCACCCCTACCTTGCCGCGCCAACAGTACAACGGCTGTCCTCCCGATCCCGTCCAGGTATTTCGATGCGCGCGGGTCCTTCGACTTCGCGCCGCTGACGCGACGCCAAGCTCAGGACGCCGACTTGCCTCCCGTCCTCACACCGCGATGGTCTGGCCCCCGTCCACCACCAGCGCGTGGCCGGTGACGAACGACGCCTCGTCGGACACCAGGAACAGGACGCCGTAGGCCATCTCCTCCGGCCGCGCCATGCGCAACAGGGCCTTGTTGCTGTCGGCCATGCGCTTGCGCTGCTCGGGGGTGGCGGCCTGCAGCGACGGCACCGGCGGGTGTCCGCGGAAGCGCGGGGTCTCGGT includes:
- a CDS encoding extradiol ring-cleavage dioxygenase — translated: MAEILGLGITHYPGLGFQGNMTRRIKMCMEDPALPERLRHLENWPAPMREQWGTDDGRSHSEAHRQDLIDRFRVARRALDEFQPDLCVLWGDDQYENYKEDCVPAFSILAYDSVEAQPWTHSRRGANMWDEPDDKIFNINGHQEAGKYLASSLLDNGFDVAYSYKPLHRGLGHAFVNSILYLDWDRQGFPYPLVPFTVNSYGRKLVGSRGVPLTPSAAQEIADQFDPPGPQPWRCFDIGAATARAFAESPWRVALIASSSWSHSFLTAKHSFMYPDVESDKRYFAALRDGDWETWRKTSLPEAEDRGHHELLNWFALAGAMSEIGRKPDDIVFLESWISNSDKVFAVFHPPET